The following are from one region of the Maribacter aquivivus genome:
- a CDS encoding glycoside hydrolase family 2 protein, translated as MKGISNLTFILFIFLSITSTAQDANYANLLQNIDSREKTSLNGKWDMIVDPLENGFYNHRLQEYDKGYFRNAKMQSPSDLIEYDFDTSLQLDVPGDWNTQMDKLYYYEGTVWYKKDFDYTPTSNELTYLYFEAVNYEAIVYLNGEKIGKHVGGYTPFQFDVTDKLVDGNNFVVVKVDNKRKKENVPTVNQDWWNYGGITRSVHLISVPKTHISDYYVQLEKGETGKIKGWVAVENATNGDEVSIKIPELKKTIKTKLNDGKASFLINAKPSLWSPTSPKLYEVVIKTKTDEVVDNIGFRTVTTDGSKILVNGKETFLKGISIHEEAAFKTGRVISVEECKVLLNWAKELGCNFLRLAHYPHSEAMVKEAEKMGFLIWSEIPVYWTIQFENEDTYANAENQLTEMISRDKNRASVVLWSMANETPESEPRLSFISNLAEKARSLDNSRLITAALDTQGKGDDGNLIEDPLGKVVDVIGINNYCGWYYGDVDSCSSIKWASAYNKPMIMSEIGGGALYGKHGDKNERWTEEYQDALFKSNIEMMENIEFMAGLSPWILMDFRSSRRPLRRIQDDFNRKGLISEQGMKKKAFYTLQEYYLDMDKK; from the coding sequence ATGAAAGGAATAAGTAATTTAACGTTCATTCTCTTTATTTTTTTAAGCATAACAAGCACAGCACAAGATGCTAATTATGCAAATCTTCTTCAGAATATAGATTCCAGAGAAAAGACTTCATTAAATGGAAAATGGGATATGATTGTAGATCCCCTTGAAAATGGGTTTTACAACCATAGGTTACAGGAATATGATAAAGGATATTTTAGGAATGCAAAAATGCAATCTCCTTCTGACCTTATTGAGTATGATTTTGATACCAGTTTACAGTTAGATGTACCAGGTGATTGGAATACACAAATGGACAAGCTTTATTATTATGAAGGCACAGTTTGGTATAAAAAGGACTTTGACTATACGCCTACTTCCAACGAATTAACTTATCTATATTTTGAAGCGGTAAATTACGAGGCTATTGTTTATTTGAATGGAGAAAAAATTGGCAAACATGTTGGTGGCTATACTCCTTTTCAGTTTGATGTTACGGATAAACTTGTTGACGGAAATAACTTTGTTGTTGTAAAAGTTGATAATAAACGTAAAAAAGAAAATGTACCTACAGTAAACCAAGATTGGTGGAACTATGGTGGCATCACTAGATCTGTCCACTTAATAAGCGTACCTAAAACTCATATATCTGATTATTATGTTCAATTAGAAAAAGGAGAAACCGGTAAAATTAAAGGGTGGGTAGCTGTAGAAAATGCAACTAACGGAGACGAAGTAAGCATTAAGATACCTGAGCTTAAGAAAACTATAAAAACAAAATTAAATGATGGAAAAGCATCATTTCTAATCAATGCTAAACCTAGCTTATGGTCTCCAACTTCTCCAAAACTTTATGAGGTAGTTATAAAAACCAAAACAGATGAAGTTGTAGATAATATAGGCTTTAGAACGGTAACAACAGATGGCTCTAAAATACTTGTAAATGGAAAAGAAACTTTCCTAAAAGGTATTAGTATACATGAAGAAGCAGCATTTAAGACAGGTCGTGTAATTTCTGTTGAAGAGTGTAAAGTACTTTTAAATTGGGCAAAAGAACTAGGTTGTAATTTCTTGAGGTTAGCGCACTACCCACATAGCGAAGCTATGGTGAAAGAAGCTGAAAAGATGGGCTTTTTAATCTGGTCTGAAATACCGGTATATTGGACTATTCAATTCGAAAATGAAGACACATATGCAAATGCGGAAAATCAATTAACCGAAATGATTTCTCGCGATAAAAATAGAGCATCTGTAGTGTTATGGTCAATGGCGAATGAAACACCAGAGAGCGAACCACGTTTGTCTTTCATAAGTAATTTGGCAGAAAAGGCACGTAGCTTAGATAATTCTAGATTAATAACTGCAGCTTTGGACACCCAAGGTAAAGGAGATGATGGTAATTTAATAGAGGACCCATTAGGTAAAGTTGTTGATGTTATTGGTATTAATAATTATTGTGGATGGTATTATGGCGATGTAGATTCATGCAGCAGTATTAAATGGGCAAGTGCATATAATAAACCAATGATTATGAGTGAAATCGGTGGCGGAGCTTTATATGGTAAACATGGCGATAAGAATGAAAGATGGACAGAAGAATACCAAGACGCTCTTTTTAAATCTAACATTGAAATGATGGAAAATATAGAATTTATGGCAGGTCTTTCTCCTTGGATTTTGATGGACTTTCGTTCATCTAGACGACCATTACGTAGAATTCAAGATGATTTCAACAGAAAAGGACTTATTTCAGAGCAAGGGATGAAAAAGAAAGCTTTTTATACTTTACAGGAATATTACCTTGATATGGATAAGAAATAA